One part of the Rhodothermales bacterium genome encodes these proteins:
- a CDS encoding FAD-dependent oxidoreductase produces MHVGIIGAGPAGITAAYQLAKKGVSVDVYEAGPAVGGLARTIDLWGQRVDLGPHRFFSTDRRVNALWLEVVGRDYSMVDRLTRIYYGGRFFSYPLRIFNALRLLGPVEAAQCLGSYVQERLSPTEQDGSFEDWVVHQFGRRLFEIFFKSYSEKLWGISCKELDADFASQRIKKLSLAEAIFNAIKQGRGNRHKTLVDRFAYPHLGSGIVYERMAEAITRRGGRLFLDRPVRRVVPAGDAVQLELESGETAWYDHVVSSMPLTLMVQRLPDVPDAIREHAAALRFRNTTLVYLQVEGDAIFPDNWIYVHDPALQFGRITNFRNWTPQLHGPRGESILALEYWSYDEDALWAASDDDLIALARREIGATGLLGERAVLAGHVVRIRRCYPVYDRDYKRHLRPIEQYLQTIPNVTAIGRYGAFKYNNQDHSILMGILAAERIADDANHSLWDINTDYDTYQEGALITETGLQEL; encoded by the coding sequence ATGCACGTAGGGATTATTGGCGCGGGGCCGGCAGGTATCACGGCGGCGTATCAACTGGCAAAAAAGGGCGTCTCGGTGGACGTGTACGAGGCCGGTCCGGCCGTCGGCGGTCTGGCGCGCACGATCGATCTGTGGGGGCAGCGGGTCGACCTCGGCCCGCACCGCTTTTTCAGCACCGACCGCCGGGTGAACGCGCTGTGGCTCGAAGTGGTCGGGCGGGACTACAGCATGGTCGATCGGCTCACCCGCATCTATTACGGCGGACGCTTTTTCAGCTACCCGCTGCGCATCTTCAACGCGCTGCGTCTGCTGGGGCCGGTGGAGGCCGCACAGTGCCTCGGCAGCTACGTCCAGGAGCGCCTGTCGCCCACCGAGCAGGACGGGTCGTTCGAGGACTGGGTAGTGCACCAGTTCGGCCGGCGTCTCTTCGAGATCTTTTTCAAATCGTACAGCGAGAAGCTCTGGGGCATCTCGTGCAAGGAACTCGACGCCGACTTCGCCTCGCAGCGCATCAAGAAGCTCTCGCTGGCCGAGGCCATCTTCAACGCGATCAAACAGGGGCGAGGCAACCGGCACAAGACGCTCGTTGACCGTTTCGCCTACCCGCACCTCGGCAGCGGCATCGTCTACGAACGCATGGCCGAGGCCATCACGCGCCGGGGCGGCCGGCTTTTTCTCGATCGGCCGGTGCGCCGCGTCGTGCCGGCGGGCGACGCTGTCCAGCTCGAACTGGAGTCCGGCGAAACGGCGTGGTACGACCACGTGGTGTCCTCGATGCCGCTGACGTTGATGGTGCAGCGGCTGCCGGACGTGCCCGACGCGATCCGCGAACACGCGGCGGCGCTGCGGTTTCGGAACACCACCCTCGTCTACCTGCAGGTCGAAGGCGACGCCATCTTCCCGGATAACTGGATCTACGTCCACGACCCGGCGCTGCAATTCGGGCGGATCACCAACTTCCGCAACTGGACCCCGCAGCTCCACGGCCCCCGGGGCGAGAGCATCCTGGCGCTGGAGTACTGGAGCTACGACGAGGACGCCCTCTGGGCGGCGTCGGATGACGACCTGATCGCGCTGGCCCGCCGCGAGATCGGTGCGACCGGACTCCTCGGCGAGCGGGCCGTGCTGGCCGGCCACGTCGTGCGCATCCGGCGGTGCTACCCGGTGTACGACCGCGACTACAAACGCCACCTCCGCCCCATCGAACAGTATCTGCAGACGATCCCGAACGTCACCGCCATCGGGCGGTACGGGGCCTTCAAGTACAACAATCAGGATCACAGCATCCTGATGGGCATCCTCGCGGCGGAGCGCATCGCCGACGACGCCAATCACAGCCTCTGGGACATCAACACCGACTACGACACCTACCAGGAAGGGGCGCTCATCACCGAAACCGGGCTCCAGGAGCTATGA
- a CDS encoding type II secretion system F family protein yields MPVQEYKFSGIGATGQPVQGTVFAPTKRAAEKKVSSLSKKHQFRLQGLQRRQAFLYKVRHPSGEVASGEQKAFSSDEIVKALSKMGLEVIRVEKKLFDVQRKPPRQDIIMFVRLSANLLREHLPFDEILNLLVGDVSSKGLKQVIRDLNTDLKGGMEAQQAFMKHQHMLGKFTSYMLGIASRSGNMAEIYDSTARFLERQDEFKKNVRSAMVTPAITVLVLIAVFIWYVWYIFPATAGLFSQYNITLPPMTAATLAFADWFDANYVWVFALTFLTIGGFVFFANTKKGRFLLHQYMIKIPVIGPLLHKLNIEIFCRTFAILYSGSGENISVIKVAAESCGNAYLEHRIKTITVPMMVAQGAELVKAMEASGVFTQMAIARFRSGSETGNVRKSAQQMADYYEKETTLKLKGAVETIQTAVAILITIAICFLTVISSEIALIQPSSQDIMKR; encoded by the coding sequence ATGCCAGTCCAGGAGTACAAGTTTAGCGGCATTGGCGCCACGGGACAACCGGTGCAGGGCACGGTGTTCGCGCCGACGAAGCGGGCAGCTGAAAAGAAGGTCTCCTCGCTTTCGAAGAAACATCAGTTCCGGCTGCAGGGGCTGCAGCGCCGGCAGGCGTTCCTGTACAAGGTGCGGCACCCGAGCGGGGAAGTGGCGTCGGGCGAGCAGAAAGCCTTTTCGTCGGACGAGATCGTCAAGGCGCTCTCGAAGATGGGGCTCGAGGTCATCCGCGTCGAGAAGAAGCTGTTCGACGTGCAGCGGAAGCCGCCCCGCCAGGACATCATCATGTTCGTCCGGCTCTCGGCGAACCTGCTGCGCGAGCACCTGCCGTTCGACGAAATCCTCAACCTGCTCGTGGGCGACGTGTCCTCGAAGGGGCTCAAGCAGGTGATTCGCGATCTCAATACCGATCTCAAAGGCGGCATGGAAGCCCAGCAGGCGTTCATGAAGCACCAGCACATGCTCGGGAAGTTTACCTCGTACATGCTGGGCATCGCGTCGCGAAGCGGTAACATGGCCGAGATCTACGACTCCACGGCCCGCTTCCTCGAGCGGCAGGACGAGTTCAAGAAAAACGTGCGCAGCGCCATGGTGACGCCGGCGATCACCGTGCTCGTCCTCATTGCCGTGTTTATCTGGTACGTGTGGTACATTTTCCCCGCGACGGCCGGCCTGTTCTCGCAATACAACATCACGCTGCCGCCGATGACGGCGGCGACACTCGCGTTTGCCGACTGGTTCGACGCGAACTATGTCTGGGTCTTTGCGCTCACCTTTTTGACGATCGGCGGCTTCGTGTTTTTCGCGAATACAAAAAAGGGCCGCTTTTTGCTGCACCAGTACATGATTAAAATTCCGGTGATCGGTCCGCTGCTTCACAAGCTGAACATCGAGATCTTTTGCCGGACCTTCGCGATTCTGTATTCTGGCAGCGGTGAAAATATCAGCGTGATCAAGGTCGCGGCCGAATCCTGCGGGAACGCTTATCTGGAGCATCGTATAAAAACCATCACGGTGCCCATGATGGTGGCGCAGGGCGCGGAACTGGTCAAGGCCATGGAGGCCAGCGGGGTCTTTACCCAGATGGCGATCGCCCGCTTCCGCAGCGGCTCGGAAACCGGCAACGTCCGGAAGAGCGCGCAGCAGATGGCGGACTACTACGAGAAAGAGACGACCCTGAAGCTCAAAGGCGCTGTCGAGACGATCCAGACGGCTGTTGCGATTCTGATCACGATCGCAATATGTTTCCTGACCGTCATCTCCTCGGAGATCGCGCTCATCCAGCCGTCTTCCCAGGATATCATGAAGCGCTGA
- a CDS encoding HTTM domain-containing protein, which produces MLLGIDLRALAVFRVAIGVILLVDLVVRATALGAHYTDAGVVPRSFYFTYYPADWALSLHLLSGSLWWQAVLFAAAGLAALALTAGYRTRAATWCAWLLTLSLHTRNPLVLNGGDWLLLDLLLWSLFLPLGARFSLDALAGRPAQPAPYHLSVATLGILLQVCFVYWFTVIFKAEEVWLVDGSALQYALRLDRFVRPAGVWLLGAPDAVLNALSVGTYWLEMVGPALAFVPFITGFWRSLAALSFIAFHAGLAATLMIGLFPFVCMAAWVLFLPAPFWDRLGALVPMDPARRFAVHNLPRFRRLAQRLRVRGIDPGAAPGLRGMVLQALLLVYMLSANLLTANLMESVYYDLFFSRLEPFGNAIRFEERWNMFAPAPPTRDGWYVMEGRLADGASVDLFHGGPLSWERPAHIAETYKNQRWRKYLEYVMDQAPLLAPELARYWLRQSRALDPALTDVRVVLLREETRDDFSSTPVELRVLATEQAGEAPNRANTLIK; this is translated from the coding sequence GTGCTGCTCGGCATCGACCTCAGGGCGCTGGCGGTTTTTCGCGTGGCCATCGGGGTGATCCTGCTGGTGGATCTGGTCGTTCGGGCTACGGCGCTCGGTGCGCACTACACGGATGCCGGCGTCGTGCCGCGCTCCTTTTATTTTACCTACTATCCGGCCGACTGGGCGCTATCCCTGCACCTGCTCTCCGGCAGCCTGTGGTGGCAGGCCGTGTTGTTCGCCGCCGCCGGCCTGGCGGCGCTGGCCCTGACGGCCGGCTACCGCACGCGCGCCGCCACCTGGTGCGCGTGGCTGCTCACGCTCAGCCTGCACACCCGCAACCCGCTCGTGCTCAACGGCGGCGACTGGCTGCTGCTCGACCTGCTCCTCTGGAGCCTGTTTCTCCCGCTCGGCGCCCGCTTTTCGCTGGACGCGCTCGCCGGCCGGCCGGCCCAGCCGGCCCCGTACCATCTCTCCGTGGCCACGCTCGGCATCCTCCTCCAGGTGTGTTTCGTGTACTGGTTTACCGTCATTTTTAAGGCGGAGGAGGTGTGGCTCGTCGACGGCTCGGCGCTGCAGTATGCGCTTCGGCTCGACCGGTTCGTGCGGCCGGCCGGCGTCTGGCTGCTCGGCGCGCCCGACGCCGTGCTGAACGCGCTCAGCGTGGGCACCTACTGGCTGGAGATGGTGGGGCCGGCGCTCGCGTTTGTTCCGTTTATTACGGGATTCTGGCGGAGCCTGGCCGCGCTTTCGTTCATCGCGTTCCACGCCGGGCTGGCGGCGACCCTCATGATCGGCCTCTTTCCGTTTGTGTGCATGGCCGCCTGGGTCCTGTTTCTGCCGGCGCCGTTCTGGGATCGGCTCGGCGCCCTCGTTCCGATGGACCCGGCCCGGCGCTTCGCCGTCCACAACCTGCCGCGTTTCCGCCGGCTGGCGCAGCGCCTGCGCGTGCGCGGCATCGATCCGGGCGCCGCGCCCGGGCTCCGGGGGATGGTCCTCCAGGCCCTGCTGCTCGTCTACATGCTGTCGGCCAACCTGCTGACGGCAAATCTGATGGAAAGCGTCTACTACGACCTGTTCTTCAGCCGGCTGGAGCCGTTCGGCAATGCCATCCGGTTCGAGGAACGCTGGAACATGTTTGCGCCCGCGCCGCCCACGCGCGACGGGTGGTACGTCATGGAAGGACGCCTGGCGGACGGCGCTTCCGTCGACCTCTTCCACGGCGGGCCCCTGTCCTGGGAGCGGCCCGCGCACATCGCGGAGACCTATAAAAACCAGCGGTGGCGCAAGTATCTCGAATACGTGATGGACCAGGCGCCGCTGCTCGCGCCGGAGCTCGCGCGCTACTGGCTGCGGCAATCGCGGGCGCTCGATCCCGCCCTCACGGACGTGCGCGTGGTGCTGCTGCGCGAGGAGACCCGGGACGACTTTTCCTCCACCCCGGTCGAACTGCGGGTGCTGGCCACCGAACAGGCCGGAGAAGCGCCAAATCGTGCGAACACACTCATCAAATGA
- a CDS encoding type IV pilus twitching motility protein PilT gives MSTNISDIKWDRGPRKEGAMKERVKVPLAPQPPKVCQIIIDSVPKSVSGVDRVRFLSEHVTALLDKDRAILRQHVEHYIKHMLKIGASDIDTGGPACNGYVWYRVDGNKTPHKEMGRCSEDLSDILFLNLLSESQMEHLFRESAIDFSYQLYLEGKKDRRFRVTIYFDYGHLALNVRAIEDKLRSLSSLKFHPIIENGLMFRHVRDGLTLVTGVTGSGKSTTLDAIVDANNTDVQAHIVIIGNPIEYMHDSKNCIVRHREVGRDVSTFKDGVVQALRQDPDMIIIGEMRDPSTISAALEVTDSGHKVFSTLHTSSAVESIDRIIAEYPTDEQDRVRNRLADVLRCIISQKLCPKVGGGRIMAKEVLWMTPSTRAAIKNNNSGEIYQMMWEGGAQGQITMEQDLYRLMQQRFITPETAMHYANNKRRFKQLLSGGG, from the coding sequence GTGAGTACAAACATCAGCGACATCAAATGGGATCGTGGCCCCCGAAAGGAAGGGGCGATGAAAGAGCGGGTGAAAGTGCCTCTCGCACCTCAGCCGCCGAAGGTTTGCCAGATCATTATCGACTCCGTCCCGAAATCGGTCAGCGGAGTCGACCGCGTGCGGTTCCTGAGCGAGCATGTCACCGCGCTGCTCGACAAGGACCGCGCGATCCTGCGCCAGCATGTGGAGCATTACATCAAACACATGCTCAAGATCGGCGCGAGCGACATCGACACCGGGGGGCCGGCGTGCAACGGCTACGTATGGTATCGCGTGGACGGCAACAAGACGCCCCACAAAGAGATGGGGCGCTGCAGCGAGGACCTCTCCGACATCCTCTTCCTGAACCTCCTCTCGGAATCCCAGATGGAACACCTGTTCCGGGAATCCGCGATCGACTTTTCGTACCAGCTGTACCTCGAAGGCAAGAAGGATCGGCGCTTCCGCGTCACCATCTATTTCGACTACGGGCACCTGGCGCTCAACGTGCGCGCCATCGAGGATAAGCTGCGTTCGCTTAGCTCGCTCAAATTCCATCCGATAATTGAAAATGGCCTGATGTTCCGGCACGTCCGGGACGGGCTCACGCTGGTGACCGGGGTAACCGGTTCCGGTAAGAGTACGACGCTCGACGCCATCGTCGATGCGAACAATACGGACGTCCAGGCGCACATCGTGATCATCGGTAACCCGATCGAATACATGCACGACTCCAAGAACTGCATTGTTCGACATCGCGAAGTGGGGCGGGACGTCTCGACGTTCAAGGATGGCGTCGTGCAGGCGTTGCGTCAGGACCCTGACATGATCATCATCGGGGAAATGCGCGACCCGTCGACGATTTCGGCGGCGCTCGAAGTGACCGACTCGGGCCACAAGGTATTTTCGACGCTGCACACCAGTTCCGCGGTTGAAAGCATCGATCGTATTATCGCAGAGTATCCGACCGACGAGCAGGACCGCGTCCGTAACCGTCTGGCCGACGTGCTCCGCTGCATCATATCCCAGAAGCTGTGTCCCAAGGTGGGCGGTGGCCGAATCATGGCGAAGGAAGTCCTCTGGATGACGCCCTCGACCCGCGCCGCCATCAAGAACAACAACTCGGGAGAAATTTACCAGATGATGTGGGAAGGCGGCGCGCAGGGTCAGATTACGATGGAGCAGGACCTGTATCGGTTGATGCAGCAACGCTTTATCACACCTGAAACGGCGATGCACTACGCAAACAACAAACGCCGGTTCAAGCAATTGTTATCTGGCGGCGGCTGA
- a CDS encoding GspE/PulE family protein yields MLFKRKGAKDEVKPRGASASPASGNGAGAETPNPPVSRHEPGSTAARRDVASLFSNTTPIPGAGDGLSRNKTARRSRDGQIDWDAAARDEIASLLGDEPGGVEETDKKSDLLRIKQALAERKAREASAPPAPAADADMRPRTSERLRPMRRKPADPDANAGEKDKRLNWLVDFIADDEDDKPSETPPPAKPADEKPRWRSVDPFADTPADAQRPPLVSPNAGFAPEDLELVLGDGDVPGSAMPFDPTAIVGDGFNDDADPFGGPKQRPPAAWSDMPVPDAPVEPPTPVVPPAPPAPASRPAPEPPRAKTPAPPPPPPARPAERASAPQATNTPQVPDRRGPLDLEAIRTKDRVVASLLGKQLVTMSQVLEAQKRKEREGSKETLWRILAEIGDVDTEAIFAEAARIYAFPSADIEGKLDPKFARSVMETLSEENRDRLLNLRLVPFECETEHASGAVKLVFITHDPMRTEVRQVMKELKLDRFDLYYAPQSAVENLIAEAFPRRNVFLERVRDEEMAFDLGMTYEEGTELIDEDALEAEISRSSLINLFEATLVEAVRQGASDIHIYPNASKRVEIHFRIDGRLSLWHTENKVHPEALLAVIKDNAMNVDRFERDAAQDGYIQRWIDDVLIRFRVSVLPIANARQELRSESIVIRVLDDRKVIRDLRKLGLLDNAMQRFEQAISQPHGMVILTGPTGSGKSTSLVAALHHVITGEVNVLTVEDPVEYIIPGVRQIKLNHKLELEDALRAILRHDPDIVMVGEMRDRKTAELAIKLANTGHLTFSTLHTNDAPSAVSRLYKMGIEPFLIAYAINLVVAQRLIRMLCPVCKTVDSDPDPVMLDKLGFTEEEINSLTFYLPGNDSHCSNCKGVGYKGRRAISEALFFSRAIRHLIVESDTAIDEGAVKDLAVKEGMLTLRDSAREIVKMGQTSVREMIRVVTTDG; encoded by the coding sequence ATGTTGTTTAAGCGAAAAGGCGCAAAAGACGAAGTGAAGCCTCGCGGCGCGAGCGCTTCGCCGGCGTCCGGCAACGGGGCGGGGGCGGAAACCCCGAATCCGCCCGTGAGCCGGCACGAACCGGGCAGTACGGCCGCCCGGCGCGATGTTGCGTCGCTTTTCAGCAACACGACGCCCATCCCCGGCGCCGGTGACGGCCTGTCTCGAAATAAAACGGCTCGCCGCAGTCGCGATGGTCAGATCGACTGGGATGCCGCCGCGCGCGACGAAATTGCCTCCCTGCTCGGCGACGAACCGGGCGGTGTCGAGGAAACGGACAAAAAAAGCGACTTACTTCGCATCAAACAGGCCCTTGCCGAGCGCAAGGCCCGGGAAGCCAGCGCCCCGCCGGCGCCGGCAGCCGATGCGGACATGCGGCCCCGTACGTCGGAGCGGCTTCGCCCCATGCGGCGTAAACCCGCCGATCCGGATGCGAACGCGGGCGAGAAGGACAAGCGCCTGAACTGGCTCGTCGATTTTATCGCGGATGATGAGGACGACAAGCCGTCCGAAACGCCGCCGCCGGCCAAGCCGGCCGACGAAAAGCCCAGATGGCGCTCCGTCGACCCCTTTGCCGACACCCCGGCGGACGCCCAGCGGCCGCCGCTCGTCAGCCCGAACGCCGGCTTCGCGCCCGAGGACCTGGAACTGGTGCTCGGCGATGGCGACGTGCCGGGCTCCGCGATGCCGTTCGATCCGACCGCGATCGTCGGCGACGGCTTCAACGACGATGCGGATCCCTTCGGCGGCCCGAAACAGCGGCCGCCGGCTGCCTGGTCGGACATGCCGGTTCCGGATGCGCCCGTCGAGCCGCCCACACCGGTCGTTCCTCCGGCTCCGCCGGCGCCCGCGAGCCGGCCGGCTCCGGAACCGCCTCGGGCCAAGACGCCTGCGCCGCCACCTCCGCCGCCGGCACGGCCGGCCGAGCGCGCGTCGGCTCCGCAGGCCACGAATACGCCGCAGGTGCCGGATCGCCGCGGACCGCTCGATCTCGAAGCCATCCGCACCAAGGACCGTGTGGTCGCCAGCCTGCTCGGAAAGCAGCTCGTGACGATGAGCCAGGTGCTCGAAGCGCAGAAACGCAAGGAACGCGAAGGCAGCAAGGAAACCCTCTGGCGTATCCTCGCCGAGATCGGCGACGTCGATACGGAAGCGATCTTCGCCGAAGCCGCCCGCATTTACGCCTTCCCTTCGGCCGACATCGAAGGCAAGCTCGATCCCAAATTCGCCCGCTCGGTCATGGAGACGCTCTCGGAGGAAAACCGGGATCGGCTCCTGAACCTGCGCCTGGTGCCGTTCGAGTGTGAAACGGAGCACGCCTCCGGCGCCGTGAAGCTCGTGTTCATCACGCACGACCCGATGCGTACGGAAGTGCGTCAGGTGATGAAGGAGTTGAAGCTGGATCGCTTCGACCTCTACTATGCGCCGCAGTCGGCCGTGGAGAATCTCATCGCCGAAGCCTTCCCGCGCCGCAACGTGTTCCTCGAACGCGTGCGCGACGAGGAGATGGCGTTCGACCTCGGCATGACGTACGAGGAAGGCACCGAACTGATCGATGAGGACGCGCTCGAAGCGGAGATCAGCCGCTCGTCGCTCATCAACCTGTTCGAGGCGACGCTCGTCGAGGCCGTCCGGCAGGGCGCATCCGACATCCATATTTATCCGAATGCCAGCAAACGCGTCGAAATCCATTTCCGTATCGACGGCCGGTTGAGTCTCTGGCACACGGAGAACAAGGTGCACCCGGAGGCGCTCCTCGCGGTCATCAAGGACAACGCGATGAACGTCGACCGCTTCGAGCGGGACGCGGCGCAGGACGGCTACATCCAGCGCTGGATCGACGACGTGCTGATCCGTTTCCGCGTCTCGGTGCTCCCGATCGCGAACGCCCGGCAGGAGCTGCGTTCCGAAAGTATCGTAATTCGTGTGCTCGACGACCGAAAGGTCATTCGGGATCTGCGCAAGCTGGGTCTGCTCGACAACGCCATGCAGCGGTTCGAACAGGCCATCAGCCAGCCGCACGGCATGGTGATCCTCACGGGTCCGACCGGTTCCGGTAAGAGTACGTCGCTCGTGGCGGCGCTCCACCATGTCATCACGGGTGAAGTGAACGTGCTCACCGTGGAAGATCCCGTCGAATACATCATTCCCGGCGTCCGTCAGATCAAGCTCAATCACAAGCTCGAACTCGAGGACGCGCTGCGCGCCATCCTGCGTCACGACCCCGACATCGTGATGGTGGGTGAGATGCGCGACCGGAAAACGGCGGAACTGGCCATCAAGCTGGCCAACACGGGTCACCTCACGTTCTCGACGCTGCACACCAACGACGCGCCGAGCGCGGTGAGCCGTCTGTACAAGATGGGCATCGAGCCCTTCCTGATCGCCTACGCGATCAACCTGGTGGTCGCCCAGCGCCTCATCCGCATGCTGTGCCCGGTTTGCAAGACCGTGGACTCGGATCCGGATCCGGTGATGCTCGACAAGCTGGGTTTCACCGAGGAAGAGATCAACAGCCTGACGTTCTATCTCCCTGGAAACGACAGCCATTGCTCGAATTGCAAGGGCGTCGGGTACAAGGGCCGGCGCGCCATCAGCGAAGCGCTCTTCTTCTCGCGCGCCATCCGCCATCTGATCGTCGAATCGGACACCGCGATCGACGAAGGCGCGGTCAAGGATCTGGCCGTGAAAGAAGGCATGCTTACGCTGCGCGACTCCGCGCGTGAGATCGTGAAAATGGGACAGACCTCTGTCCGTGAGATGATCCGGGTCGTGACGACCGATGGGTGA
- a CDS encoding DUF4342 domain-containing protein, producing the protein MPIADTNAPTRIRLTGLHVMKESTNASKITIQELKLKTSQLKEKVSEIIEEGNARRIIVKKDGRTLVEFPLAVGVGGAAAALLISAPLTALGALAALVAEVQVIIEREEPASTDPEEEGDVD; encoded by the coding sequence ATGCCAATCGCGGACACCAACGCCCCCACACGCATCCGCCTTACCGGGCTACACGTTATGAAGGAATCGACGAACGCGTCCAAAATCACCATCCAGGAGCTGAAACTGAAGACCAGTCAGCTCAAGGAAAAGGTCTCGGAGATCATCGAGGAAGGAAACGCCCGGCGCATTATCGTCAAAAAAGACGGGCGTACGCTGGTTGAATTCCCCCTCGCCGTGGGCGTCGGCGGGGCCGCCGCCGCACTCCTGATTTCGGCGCCGCTCACGGCGCTGGGCGCACTGGCGGCCCTCGTGGCCGAAGTGCAGGTGATCATAGAGCGTGAGGAGCCGGCATCCACCGATCCGGAAGAGGAAGGAGATGTCGACTGA
- a CDS encoding threo-3-hydroxy-L-aspartate ammonia-lyase, translating to MPIHATSTDTELPVRFDDIRDAAARIAGVAHRTPVLTSSTLDSRLGARVFVKCENFQRAGAFKFRGAYNALARLDAGQRARGVLAFSSGNHAQAVALAGRALGIPATIIMPNDAPSVKRRATEGYGAEVIAYDPARESRETLAGCIAEERGLTLIPPYNHPDVIAGQGTVALELFEDVPDLDALVVCCGGGGLLSGSAIAARAMAPACSVVGVEPEAGDDACRSFRTGTLQTVSHPDTIADGARTPSLGTFTFPIVLRCVDDMVSVPDTALVEAMRFLWERMKIVVEPTGALALAGLLAGRLPAQGRRIGVIVSGGNIDLSAAGRLFS from the coding sequence ATGCCCATACACGCCACCTCTACGGACACGGAACTGCCGGTCCGTTTTGACGACATCCGGGACGCCGCGGCGCGCATCGCCGGCGTCGCGCACCGCACGCCCGTCCTGACCTCCTCGACCCTCGACAGCCGGCTCGGCGCCCGCGTATTCGTCAAGTGCGAGAATTTTCAACGCGCCGGGGCGTTCAAGTTTCGCGGGGCCTACAACGCGCTCGCCCGGCTCGACGCCGGGCAACGGGCGCGGGGCGTGCTCGCGTTTTCGTCCGGCAACCACGCGCAGGCCGTGGCGCTGGCGGGCCGGGCGCTGGGCATTCCCGCTACGATCATCATGCCGAACGACGCGCCTTCCGTAAAGCGGCGGGCCACCGAGGGGTACGGGGCCGAGGTCATCGCCTACGATCCGGCCCGCGAATCGCGCGAGACGCTGGCGGGCTGCATCGCCGAGGAACGGGGCCTGACGCTGATACCGCCGTACAACCACCCCGACGTCATCGCCGGCCAGGGCACGGTGGCCCTGGAGCTGTTCGAGGATGTGCCGGACCTCGACGCGCTGGTCGTGTGCTGCGGCGGGGGCGGCTTGCTGAGCGGCTCGGCCATCGCCGCGCGCGCGATGGCGCCGGCGTGTTCGGTGGTCGGCGTCGAGCCCGAAGCCGGGGACGACGCCTGCCGGTCGTTTCGTACCGGCACGCTGCAAACGGTCAGCCATCCGGACACGATCGCCGACGGGGCCCGCACCCCGTCGCTCGGGACGTTCACGTTTCCCATCGTGCTCCGGTGCGTCGACGACATGGTGTCGGTGCCGGACACGGCGCTGGTCGAGGCGATGCGCTTCCTGTGGGAACGGATGAAAATCGTCGTCGAGCCCACGGGCGCGCTGGCGCTGGCAGGGCTGCTCGCCGGCCGGCTGCCGGCGCAGGGCCGGCGCATCGGCGTGATCGTCAGCGGCGGCAACATCGACCTCTCGGCCGCAGGACGGCTCTTTTCTTGA